In Chiroxiphia lanceolata isolate bChiLan1 chromosome 9, bChiLan1.pri, whole genome shotgun sequence, one DNA window encodes the following:
- the LOC116790675 gene encoding pancreatic alpha-amylase isoform X3 → MQVLLLLLAAVGFCWGQYNPNTLSKRTSIVHLFEWRWADIALECERYLAPNGFGGVQVSPPNENIVVTNPNRPWWERYQPISYKLCTRSGNEDEFKDMVTRCNNVGVRIYVDAVVNHMCGAAGGSGTHSTCGSYFNAGNRDFPAVPYSGWDFNDGKCHSGSGEIENYGDIYQVRDCRLTSLLDLALEKDYVRSKVAEYMNHLIDIGVAGFRIDAAKHMWPGDIKAFLDKLKDLNTAWFPEGTKPFIFQEVIDLGGEPITGSEYFGNGRVTEFKYGAKLGTVIRKWNGEKMAYLKNWGEGWGFVPSDRALVFVDNHDNQRGHGAGGSAILTFWDARLYKMAVGFMLAHPYGFTRVMSSFRWPRYFVDGKDINDWVGPPSNSDGSIKPVTINEDTTCGNDWVCEHRWRQIKNMVIFRNVVDGEPFSNWWDNGSNQVAFGRGNKGFIIFNNDDWNMSVYLQTGLPAGTYCDVISGQKEDNKCTGKQVRC, encoded by the exons ATGCAagtcctgctcctcctcctcgcaGCTGTGGGGTTTTGCTGGGGGCAGTACAACCCCAACACCCTCTCTAAGAGGACATCTATTGTACATCTCTTTGAATGGCGCTGGGCGGATATTGCTCTGGAGTGTGAACGCTATTTAGCTCCTAATGGATTTGGAGGTGTTCAG GTTTCACctccaaatgaaaatattgttgtTACTAACCCAAACAGACCTTGGTGGGAAAGATACCAGCCCATTAGCTACAAGCTCTGCACTCGGTCAGGAAACGAAGATGAGTTCAAAGACATGGTGACCAGATGCAACAATGTTGGA GTTCGTATTTATGTGGATGCTGTCGTCAACCACATgtgtggggctgcaggtggCTCAGGCACACATTCTACCTGTGGAAGTTATTTTAATGCTGGAAACAGAGATTTTCCAGCTGTGCCGTACTCTGGCTGGGATTTCAATGATGGCAAATGTCACAGTGGAAGTGGAGAAATTGAAAATTATGGTGATATATATCAG GTCCGGGACTGCCGCTTGACCAGCCTTCTGGATCTGGCCCTGGAGAAGGACTACGTGCGCTCAAAGGTGGCTGAGTACATGAACCATCTCATTGACATTGGCGTAGCAGGCTTCCGAATTGATGCTGCCAAGCACATGTGGCCTGGAGACATTAAAGCATTTCTGGACAAGCTGAAAGATCTAAATACTGCATGGTTTCCTGAAGGAACAAAACCATTCATTTTCCAGGAG GTAATTGACCTGGGTGGAGAGCCGATCACAGGCAGCGAGTACTTTGGAAATGGCCGAGTGACAGAGTTCAAATACGGTGCAAAGCTGGGGACAGTGATCCGCAAGTGGAACGGAGAAAAGATGGCCTACCTAAA GAACTGGGGAGAAGGCTGGGGCTTTGTGCCTTCCGACAGAGCCCTGGTGTTTGTGGACAATCATGACAACCAGCGGGGGCACGGGGCCGGTGGATCTGCTATTCTGACCTTCTGGGATGCCAG GCTCTATAAAATGGCAGTTGGTTTCATGCTGGCCCATCCGTATGGGTTCACACGTGTGATGTCAAGTTTCCGCTGGCCAAGATATTTTGTCGATGGAAAG GACATCAATGACTGGGTTGGACCCCCAAGTAACTCGGATGGCTCAATAAAGCCTGTGACAATCAATGAGGACACTACCTGTGGCAACGACTGGGTTTGTGAACATCGCTGGCGTCAGATAAA GAACATGGTTATCTTCCGTAACGTGGTGGACGGTGAGCCTTTCTCCAACTGGTGGGACAACGGCAGCAATCAAGTAGCTTTTGGCCGTGGTAATAAAGGCTTCATCATTTTCAATAATGATGACTG GAATATGAGTGTTTATTTGCAAACTGGACTGCCTGCTGGTACGTACTGTGATGTTATTTCTGGACAAAAGGAGGACAACAAATGTACTGGAAAACAGGT GCGGTGCTGA
- the LOC116790675 gene encoding pancreatic alpha-amylase isoform X2, whose amino-acid sequence MQVLLLLLAAVGFCWGQYNPNTLSKRTSIVHLFEWRWADIALECERYLAPNGFGGVQVSPPNENIVVTNPNRPWWERYQPISYKLCTRSGNEDEFKDMVTRCNNVGVRIYVDAVVNHMCGAAGGSGTHSTCGSYFNAGNRDFPAVPYSGWDFNDGKCHSGSGEIENYGDIYQVRDCRLTSLLDLALEKDYVRSKVAEYMNHLIDIGVAGFRIDAAKHMWPGDIKAFLDKLKDLNTAWFPEGTKPFIFQEVIDLGGEPITGSEYFGNGRVTEFKYGAKLGTVIRKWNGEKMAYLKNWGEGWGFVPSDRALVFVDNHDNQRGHGAGGSAILTFWDARLYKMAVGFMLAHPYGFTRVMSSFRWPRYFVDGKDINDWVGPPSNSDGSIKPVTINEDTTCGNDWVCEHRWRQIKNMVIFRNVVDGEPFSNWWDNGSNQVAFGRGNKGFIIFNNDDWNMSVYLQTGLPAGTYCDVISGQKEDNKCTGKQVYVSGDGKANFQINTDAEDPFIAIHVDAKL is encoded by the exons ATGCAagtcctgctcctcctcctcgcaGCTGTGGGGTTTTGCTGGGGGCAGTACAACCCCAACACCCTCTCTAAGAGGACATCTATTGTACATCTCTTTGAATGGCGCTGGGCGGATATTGCTCTGGAGTGTGAACGCTATTTAGCTCCTAATGGATTTGGAGGTGTTCAG GTTTCACctccaaatgaaaatattgttgtTACTAACCCAAACAGACCTTGGTGGGAAAGATACCAGCCCATTAGCTACAAGCTCTGCACTCGGTCAGGAAACGAAGATGAGTTCAAAGACATGGTGACCAGATGCAACAATGTTGGA GTTCGTATTTATGTGGATGCTGTCGTCAACCACATgtgtggggctgcaggtggCTCAGGCACACATTCTACCTGTGGAAGTTATTTTAATGCTGGAAACAGAGATTTTCCAGCTGTGCCGTACTCTGGCTGGGATTTCAATGATGGCAAATGTCACAGTGGAAGTGGAGAAATTGAAAATTATGGTGATATATATCAG GTCCGGGACTGCCGCTTGACCAGCCTTCTGGATCTGGCCCTGGAGAAGGACTACGTGCGCTCAAAGGTGGCTGAGTACATGAACCATCTCATTGACATTGGCGTAGCAGGCTTCCGAATTGATGCTGCCAAGCACATGTGGCCTGGAGACATTAAAGCATTTCTGGACAAGCTGAAAGATCTAAATACTGCATGGTTTCCTGAAGGAACAAAACCATTCATTTTCCAGGAG GTAATTGACCTGGGTGGAGAGCCGATCACAGGCAGCGAGTACTTTGGAAATGGCCGAGTGACAGAGTTCAAATACGGTGCAAAGCTGGGGACAGTGATCCGCAAGTGGAACGGAGAAAAGATGGCCTACCTAAA GAACTGGGGAGAAGGCTGGGGCTTTGTGCCTTCCGACAGAGCCCTGGTGTTTGTGGACAATCATGACAACCAGCGGGGGCACGGGGCCGGTGGATCTGCTATTCTGACCTTCTGGGATGCCAG GCTCTATAAAATGGCAGTTGGTTTCATGCTGGCCCATCCGTATGGGTTCACACGTGTGATGTCAAGTTTCCGCTGGCCAAGATATTTTGTCGATGGAAAG GACATCAATGACTGGGTTGGACCCCCAAGTAACTCGGATGGCTCAATAAAGCCTGTGACAATCAATGAGGACACTACCTGTGGCAACGACTGGGTTTGTGAACATCGCTGGCGTCAGATAAA GAACATGGTTATCTTCCGTAACGTGGTGGACGGTGAGCCTTTCTCCAACTGGTGGGACAACGGCAGCAATCAAGTAGCTTTTGGCCGTGGTAATAAAGGCTTCATCATTTTCAATAATGATGACTG GAATATGAGTGTTTATTTGCAAACTGGACTGCCTGCTGGTACGTACTGTGATGTTATTTCTGGACAAAAGGAGGACAACAAATGTACTGGAAAACAGGTGTATGTTTCTGGTGATGGAAAGGCTAATTTCCAGATTAATACTGACGCTGAAGATCCATTTATTGCAATTCATGTTGATGCGAAATTGTAA
- the LOC116790675 gene encoding pancreatic alpha-amylase isoform X1 — translation MQVLLLLLAAVGFCWGQYNPNTLSKRTSIVHLFEWRWADIALECERYLAPNGFGGVQVSPPNENIVVTNPNRPWWERYQPISYKLCTRSGNEDEFKDMVTRCNNVGVRIYVDAVVNHMCGAAGGSGTHSTCGSYFNAGNRDFPAVPYSGWDFNDGKCHSGSGEIENYGDIYQVRDCRLTSLLDLALEKDYVRSKVAEYMNHLIDIGVAGFRIDAAKHMWPGDIKAFLDKLKDLNTAWFPEGTKPFIFQEVIDLGGEPITGSEYFGNGRVTEFKYGAKLGTVIRKWNGEKMAYLKNWGEGWGFVPSDRALVFVDNHDNQRGHGAGGSAILTFWDARLYKMAVGFMLAHPYGFTRVMSSFRWPRYFVDGKDINDWVGPPSNSDGSIKPVTINEDTTCGNDWVCEHRWRQIKNMVIFRNVVDGEPFSNWWDNGSNQVAFGRGNKGFIIFNNDDWNMSVYLQTGLPAGTYCDVISGQKEDNKCTGKQVLFDTLHYSMSTKMMKEATVSSRAMPVPSLEKSMNAAAGS, via the exons ATGCAagtcctgctcctcctcctcgcaGCTGTGGGGTTTTGCTGGGGGCAGTACAACCCCAACACCCTCTCTAAGAGGACATCTATTGTACATCTCTTTGAATGGCGCTGGGCGGATATTGCTCTGGAGTGTGAACGCTATTTAGCTCCTAATGGATTTGGAGGTGTTCAG GTTTCACctccaaatgaaaatattgttgtTACTAACCCAAACAGACCTTGGTGGGAAAGATACCAGCCCATTAGCTACAAGCTCTGCACTCGGTCAGGAAACGAAGATGAGTTCAAAGACATGGTGACCAGATGCAACAATGTTGGA GTTCGTATTTATGTGGATGCTGTCGTCAACCACATgtgtggggctgcaggtggCTCAGGCACACATTCTACCTGTGGAAGTTATTTTAATGCTGGAAACAGAGATTTTCCAGCTGTGCCGTACTCTGGCTGGGATTTCAATGATGGCAAATGTCACAGTGGAAGTGGAGAAATTGAAAATTATGGTGATATATATCAG GTCCGGGACTGCCGCTTGACCAGCCTTCTGGATCTGGCCCTGGAGAAGGACTACGTGCGCTCAAAGGTGGCTGAGTACATGAACCATCTCATTGACATTGGCGTAGCAGGCTTCCGAATTGATGCTGCCAAGCACATGTGGCCTGGAGACATTAAAGCATTTCTGGACAAGCTGAAAGATCTAAATACTGCATGGTTTCCTGAAGGAACAAAACCATTCATTTTCCAGGAG GTAATTGACCTGGGTGGAGAGCCGATCACAGGCAGCGAGTACTTTGGAAATGGCCGAGTGACAGAGTTCAAATACGGTGCAAAGCTGGGGACAGTGATCCGCAAGTGGAACGGAGAAAAGATGGCCTACCTAAA GAACTGGGGAGAAGGCTGGGGCTTTGTGCCTTCCGACAGAGCCCTGGTGTTTGTGGACAATCATGACAACCAGCGGGGGCACGGGGCCGGTGGATCTGCTATTCTGACCTTCTGGGATGCCAG GCTCTATAAAATGGCAGTTGGTTTCATGCTGGCCCATCCGTATGGGTTCACACGTGTGATGTCAAGTTTCCGCTGGCCAAGATATTTTGTCGATGGAAAG GACATCAATGACTGGGTTGGACCCCCAAGTAACTCGGATGGCTCAATAAAGCCTGTGACAATCAATGAGGACACTACCTGTGGCAACGACTGGGTTTGTGAACATCGCTGGCGTCAGATAAA GAACATGGTTATCTTCCGTAACGTGGTGGACGGTGAGCCTTTCTCCAACTGGTGGGACAACGGCAGCAATCAAGTAGCTTTTGGCCGTGGTAATAAAGGCTTCATCATTTTCAATAATGATGACTG GAATATGAGTGTTTATTTGCAAACTGGACTGCCTGCTGGTACGTACTGTGATGTTATTTCTGGACAAAAGGAGGACAACAAATGTACTGGAAAACAGGT GCTTTTTGACACATTGCATTATAGTATGagcacaaagatgatgaaggaagCAACAGTGTCATCCAGAGCAATGCCAG TTCCTTCACTGGAGAAGAGCATGAATGCAGCTGCTGGGTCATGA